Within Halorubrum lacusprofundi ATCC 49239, the genomic segment AGACGGGGGGGCCACCTCGTCCGACGGGTCCGACGGGTCGGACGGATCGGAGACGCTTACCGGCAACTTCAGACTGCTCATTAGCGACGCGCCGGCCGACATCGGCGACTTCGACCAACTGAACGTCACTCTCGACGAGGCTCGGATCTTCGAGGCGAATGAGGGAGGAGACGACGACGAAGAGGCGGACGACGACGAAGAGGCGGACGACGAGGAGGAGACCGATGAAGAGGAGGAAGACGACGCGGATGCGGACGACGAAGACGACGAGAGCAATCAGACCGGCAACGAGACCGAAGAGGATGACCCCACGAACGGAACCGCGGACGAAGAAGACGATGCGGACGTGGAGGACGAGGACGACGCTGGCGACGACGACGAGGAAGCGGACGACGACGACGAGGAAGCGGACGACGACGACGAGTCCGACCGCGGCTTCACCGTCGTCGAACTCGACGGTGCGACGGTCGATCTCACACAGGTGATCGAGGACGACGCGATCGCCGTGTTCGACGGCGAGATCTCGGCGGGAAGCTACGAGAAGATCGAGCTCTCCGTCACCGACATCGAGGGGATCGTCGACGGCGAGGAGGTCGACGTGAAGCTCCCGAGCGAGAAGCTCCAGATCACGAACGACTTCGAGGTCACGCCCGACGAGCCCGTCAGCTTCGTCTTCGACATCAACGTCGTCAAGCGTGGTCCGAACAACGGCTACATCCTCCAGCCCGTGATCTCCGGGAGCGGGGTTGCCGGTCGAGATATCGATGTGAACGAAATCGACGAGGACGGTGACGACGGAGATGATGAAGATGGCGACGAGGGCGACGACGACAACGAAGACGACGACGACAGCGAAGACGACGACGACAGCGACGACAGCGACGACGACAGCGACGACAGCGACGACGACAGCGGCGAGAGCGACGGATCGACCACCGGCGGAAGCGAGACCGACGACGGGTCGAGCGGCACCGAAAACGAAACGGCCACTGGGAACGTAA encodes:
- a CDS encoding DUF4382 domain-containing protein, with the protein product MTDRSRTTDDDRSQDTSTDGFRRREFVALGAGVSATMLAGCAGDGGATSSDGSDGSDGSETLTGNFRLLISDAPADIGDFDQLNVTLDEARIFEANEGGDDDEEADDDEEADDEEETDEEEEDDADADDEDDESNQTGNETEEDDPTNGTADEEDDADVEDEDDAGDDDEEADDDDEEADDDDESDRGFTVVELDGATVDLTQVIEDDAIAVFDGEISAGSYEKIELSVTDIEGIVDGEEVDVKLPSEKLQITNDFEVTPDEPVSFVFDINVVKRGPNNGYILQPVISGSGVAGRDIDVNEIDEDGDDGDDEDGDEGDDDNEDDDDSEDDDDSDDSDDDSDDSDDDSGESDGSTTGGSETDDGSSGTENETATGNVSES